AAGAAGTACTCTTTCTATAAAGTAAAAGAGATTATGCCCATATGTTTATGATACATGCATACAAATATCCACTTTAAACATTTCTCTCTCTGTTAGGTTCTCCTCTGGTGGTCTCTCTGATTGGCGCTCTGTTGAGGGAGTTTCCCGACCGCTGGGGCTACTACCTGCGGCAGCTCCAGAAGAAGCAATTCAAGCGCATCCGTAAGTCGTCGTCTTATGACTATGAAGCTCTGGATCAGGCCATGGACGCTAGCCTGCAGGTGCTGGAGCTCGAGCACAGAGACCTGTACAGAGACCTGAGCATCATGCAGAAGGATGTCAAAGTGCCTGCTAAGGTCAGCCAGAGAAGTAGCCACCAACTAACCAACTCAATTATTTAGCGTTCAAGTGTTTCATCATAATTTATTCCTTTTGTGTCCTAATATTTTGGGTTGTGTtgagggatgcaccgatattaATCAGCCGATATTGGATTAATTTAACACCTTCGGCATATCGGCAATAGCATGAAAAATGCAGATGCCGATGGTTTCTTAATTAACTGCATGGAGACAATGAGTTGCATGTCTGAATAATCCAACGCTTTTCTCcgagcaaaataattaaataacattgAACATTTCTTTAGAAAACTTAAAGTCTGTGTTGTTGCCAAGTCAAATATGagttaatgttaataaaaaaaattggatAGCAAAAATCAGCTTTGAAGATTGTCATGTtgtcttattgtatttttatcttaacttGTGTCTCTCTTAAATGTTCAATGGATccaattcatgttaatttaatgcAGAAAAAACTAGCTAGTATCGTAAAGTACTATGCAATTGACCCAATATCGGAATCGGACAGTTGTTTGTTTAAATCGGTATCGACCAAAAAAAtcctatcggtgcatccctagttgtgCTAGCTTGCAAAGCTGAGCTGAGCGGGTTTTTAATACTGGCACACAAAGCTGAGCCACAGGAATTCTCTATTTGCATTCTGCatttaaactgtattttgtgttgatttcttAATGTCTTATGTAGGTTTTGTCAGTACTATGGGGTCTCGAGTTAGAGGAAGTTGAGGACGTTCTGCAGGAGTTTGTAAATAAATCTCTGCTTTTTCGGGACTGTAACCAGCGGCCATACCTCTATTACCTTCACGATCTGCAGCTGGACTTCCTGGCTGAGCAGAATCGTGATCACATGACGGTGAGTGACCTATAGTAATGCAATTCAATTCCGGAGATATTACCAAAGATGACCAACGAGTGCAGAACATCTGTGGTTTTGTCTaaccatgtttgttgtttgaaGGAAAGATTTATACAGTCAGAAGTTGAGATTTTTAATTGAAGCTATAAACTGTCTCCTATAGGAACTACATGAAAAGATGGTCCGTCAATACCAGCAGTTCTACAACAAAAGTGCACCCAGTGCCGGAGATAAAGAATGTTTGTATTGGTATCACTTCCTCCCGTATCACATGGCTAAAGCTGGCCTGTCTAAGGTAACGATACTGTAGCGTGACTCACACTTACATTTTCAGTCCTATGGAGTTCATGTTGAAGCTTCTGAAATGAACAACTTAATAATGctaaattttcttttttgttctttctTAGGAGCTTTATTCTCTGATGTTTTCCTTGGACTGGGTGAAAGACAAAGCTCAGGTTATGGGATCTGCCCATCTTATCAATGACTATGTGGAATATGGTGGCATGCTAGATAAAGAGGTACTTGATTATACTTCAATGTCATTTCTGATTTAgattttagaaggaaaataactCATATTAAATGACACGATGCGGAAATCCTATTGttctaaaaaaaacttgtgaTGACGTTAGAAGGCATGTTTCATATGTTATCTTTACTTGACTGTgtgtatgttttcgattttctcctgttctattgtttaaatatgaagaatgttggttgtACACACAGAATAGTGAGGTGAGGCTGCAGTTTCAGGAGTTTCTGTCTCTGAACGGCCACCACCTGGAGCAGAGGCCGTTTCCTGATGTTGTGCAGCTGGCTTTGTCGCAGCCCACCCACTCGGAGGTCTACAGACAGGCTTTGATGCAGGCTCAGCAGAGGGCCAGCAGGGGGCAGCTCTATCTCGACTGCGTGTATGTGATATTCCCGGTTGCACATTTTGTGTGGCCTAGATTGTAAATTAAGCTGTGTCTGTTTTGCCTTTTTAGCAACAAAAATAGCATGGACAGTTTGTCCCGACTGGTCATGCACCCGCACCAGGGGTCCATCTACCATGCCTGCTTCTCTAAAGACGGGAGCAAAATCGCTTCCTGTGGGGCCAGCAAGACACTTCGGGTAAATATCCATCTGCGTCCTGCTGTTGGTCTTGACCCTTCAGGTCTGGTATTATGTGGCTGCTTTtggactgtttttttttttattgtgttctcTGTAGGTGTTCAAGACCATCTCTGGAGAGAAGCTTCTGGAGCTTCAAGCtcatgatgatgatgttctGTGCTGTGCCTTCTCTCCTGACGACCGTTACATAGCAACCTGTTGCAGTGACAGGAAGGTTAAGGTCAGTGTGCATCTTCCCCCGCCCGTGTATCTATATAAACGTCTTTCTCAAGGTAATGTAAGAGGGCGGGAATTGATTTTGTCTATTGGGATTGgatattcattatttttatgcCCACATAGCCTTTAGTTGAGTTTTCTAGGGATTTGTGTGAAGTTTGGGGGGCCAGTCCAAAATTTTAACCTGTTAGGAAAATACAGTAAGTCCTTCAGATTGACTAATATTAAAGAAAACCTcggcgtgtgtttgtgtattttatagTTGTGGAATGTCGAGCGAGCCCTTCTGATCAGAGAGTTTGACGTGGAACACGATGAACAGATAAACCAATGCCAATTCACCAACACCGGCCGGCGCGTCCTGCTTGCCACCTGCTCGAATGACAAAATCACCAACACTAAGGTAAGAACACAGCGTGTGTGAAAGTTCCAGAACAAAATCTCACCTCCACGTTTTTTGTACCTCCTGCTTCTTCCACATTTAGAATCAGGTTTAATAAATACGGTATGTGTAATGAGTATGACAGCTGGTAGGACGCTCGCCCAGAACGGCAGAGGAGGGGAACGGGGCAGCCGTGTAATTTTACAGCTTGTGAAATTTGCAAAGAATTGTGGGAGATCTGTAGGAGTGTGACAGCGGGAGCTGTGTTCATTTGCTGGTGTGAAACCGCGAGGGAGAATGGATGTCAAAAACGTAATGATAGCACCCCCCGGCAGAGGCGCGAAAACAAAAGGGGCATTTCGTGGAACATCTCGGCGCGAGGAGAAACACTCTGAAATGAGATCAGGAGAATGTAACGATGGATGTGTTGAACACGGGGCGGTTTTAGCCGACTGAACGTGTTCTTATACCTGTTTTACTGTGTTATCTTCTCCTGCAGCTGTGGAACCCAAACAAGCAGAGCTCTCAGAACACAATGTTTGGACACATGGAACCTGTCAATCACTGCTGCTTCTCTCCTAATGACGCCTACCTCGCCACTTCATCCAGTGATGGCACTTTAAAGGTGTGGCCGTGTGAAAACTAAGCTTCTACTGTAATTGGCTAGTTTGTTGTTGTCCCTGACCCTAATGTTTTATATATCGTCGCTCTCCATCCGAAACCTTTGATGAACACCTTCGCTGTTTTTAAGAAATGGGAAAAACACTGCAGTGTTTCAATGATTAAATATTGTGTGGTCAaaattgacaagcactttttattggttagatatttttgtaaaaacccAGCGATGaacataaaggatgactaataataatgatttattgcaaaaaatcacggagaggtttcagaaggacagcagcgatataaaACTGTATCGAACAATAGTCTAAAGTCTGATGTTCTCCTCTCTCTATATATTTACCACTTTACAGTAAGCAGGTCGATACACGATTCTCtgctttttatatgtttttgctTGTGTATTTGTCAGCTGTTCgaggtgtcatctgcaaacgaGTGGAAAACGATCGATGTCAATAGTTTTTTCCCAGAGAGCGACGACGAAATAAAAGTATTTGTGAAATGCAGCACCTGGTCGGCCGACGGCTCACGGATCATTTGTGCTGCCAGGAACGCCGTGTTTGTAAGTGAAATGCCAAAAGAGATGGGACCTTATTCAAATGGAATAAATAACAAGAATaactttataataatgatttgtgtTGTACATACTCATAAACCATTTACAGTGTATGCATTTATCAggagcttttatccaaaatcaCAAATGACGTTGTTATGAAATAACGCCAATGGCAAAAGCCTATGTCGGCTCAAGTATTATCTATCCTGAAGCTATAAAGGTGTCACTGTGCTGGATGTGTTATAGGTGTTTGATGTTGCGACGTCAGACATGCTTTTGGAGATGAGGACGAGTCGTCTCAGCACAGTGCAATACTGTCACGCCTGTCCAAACAGCAACCTGCTGGCCGTCGCTCTGTCCCATTACACTGTAGAGGTGTGTCACACAGACAGAATCACAGTCAGCGTTTGCTGGAAGTAAAAATTGTATAATTTCGTAATCAAAAGGAAGTGGTGAATTTCTGTGTAGGCAATAGAACATTAAATCTCTAATAATAACTCTGTTCTGAATGCCCTTTTGTTACTAAGAGGTGTGTGTTGGATTTCAGCTATGGAATTTTGAAACCAGTAAGAAGACGGCAGAATGCAGCGGTCACCTGAGCTGGGTTCATTGTGTCCAGTTTTCACCTGACGGCTCACTGCTGTTGTCCTCTTCTGATGACCAGACTATCAGGGTGAGCTAGCTTTCATTCCTGTAGTTGACATAAATAGAGTTGTTTTGCAAGTATTTGTTGAACAGTGTTGACCTGTCATCACAACATGTGTTCGCACGCTTGTCTAGCTATGGGAGACAGACAGAGTTCACACCTCGTCTGCTGCGGCTCTGAAGAGGGACTCCGATGTCCTGTTTTCACAGAACGACATTACAGTAGTGGCAGCCGACAGCAGAAACCGACTACAGGTGCAGCttactgtgttttgtttttgtttgtttcatttgaaAAAAGCAGAACGATGACATTTAAGTTCTGTGATTCTTATTAATTGTAAACAAATCTGTGACATTGACCATGTTAATTCTTTGGTACAAAAGGTCACATTTCCTTGCCATTCTTGATTTCTAAGCATTTTGGAATATTCCGAAATCATGGTGTAAtatcaatttattaaaaaatgaaaagtgatACTTGGAATGAACTGTATATGCTGTATTGTGAGTGCACTGATGCATTTGGGCCACCAGGTACGCACCGGATCTGATGCTTCGGTTTTCTTTGAGAGTGACAAGTTTCCGTCCAGGATCCGCTGTACGTGTATCAGCAGATGTGCTCCTCATGTGGCCATTGGAACTGAGGATGGAAGCGTTCAGGTACCATCACTCTCCTATCGGACTTCGTCATTGGACAGTCAACGGTCAATATCCACATGTTATATTTCTATATTGGATAGTTGACTTAAAGTGTCTGACTGGTTGGGTTTGCaaagcattgtgggtaaaaatagCCATCAGGTTGCTCGTGGGTGTTTTGACTTATCCAGCAATGAGATTTACAAACGCTGTCATTCGCACATCCTTTAATTCCCACGtggcctctctctctcgccaaGGTCAGAAAGAGAGGCTGTAGATtccaacctctctctctctctctctctctctctctctctctctgcggtttctctttcttctgctctcttctctctctcgtcttcggtttcttctctcttctctctcttctctctcgtcGTCTTCGTCTTCTCTTCTCGTTCGTTCTCGGTCTCGTCTCTCGGTCTCGTCGGTCTCGGgtctctctcgttctctgtcctgtctctcttctctttgtctctctgctctctctcgtGTCTGTTGCTGTGCTGTCCTGGTGCTCTGTCTGTCgtggtctgtctgtctgctatctctcctctcgtctctctctctctctctctctctctctctctctctctctctctctctctctctctctctctactaaGTGCTGGAGGCAAGTATTGTCCTACTGTGTTCTACAGTAGTGTGATAGATGCGACTGGTTTGTTTGGGACAGTGGCAAAGCCCAGGGGTAACAGCAGGCTGATGGAATGTCCGCAGTCAACATTTATTACACCTTTTTACTGCCAACCAGCATCCAATTTACATCACGTtctttctcatttttatttggaTATTTGGGACATGAGCTTTTTAAAGGACActtatgcccggtttcacagacaaggcttaaggctagtcccagactaaaatgaatgtgtgagctgtcttaactgaatataacttgcccagaaatgtcttaaaatatatctgtgccattgttttgtttcgagatgcacaccagtaatgtattcttctaaggcattttcaaCTAAGGCGTAGTcttggcttaagctaagccgtgtctgtgtctgtgaaaccgggcctttgtTGCAGtaatgtgttttcattttaactTATAAAGTTACGTGGAATATATTTGAGATTTGGATATATTTGAAACATTCAACTAACAATCTTTGCTTTAGTATTGAAAACAGATGCGTGATTTGCTGCTTTAAAACATTCATATCTAAATGCCAGCATGAGTTATATAACTTTCTACAGCTTCTTTGTCTGCATTATGATAAGGCTTCTATGACATCTGCAGTAATGTCAGTTCTGTTATTTTACACCAGATGGCAGCAGATTGTTTGGAGGTTTTGCAAGAAATGGCAGGCGCAAACAGTAACAGTAGTAGCTGTAGGTCTGTAATGCTGCATTTCTcgcatgttttatttttcagcaaAGCATGCAGTTAGTTAAATAAGAGGGAAAATACAGAGTTGGACTCAGCCAcacctgtttgtttgtttgtgtaatgtatgtgtgtttgatgtATGTGCAGACAGGAAGAGTGAAGGTTAGACAGTTTCTGAAGAACATTGGCTGGAGAACTATGCAGCTGCTGGCCTTACAGCATGATTTTGTGCTGGCATTAGGGCTAGAGACAGGTACAGTGCAGGTACGCTACGCGGTAAGTGTGTGCGTGAGCATGTATCATGGGCTTGAAACGTATTTACCGATGGAGCTCACCAAGAATGCCCTTATTTTACTTGTGCCCGCACAAATAATGCCAATATTGTACTTTTTGAAAGGAAAAGTGATTGCATACAATGTAGATCTGTAtctattaaattacatttaaattgttCATATATTGCATACGAGCAGAAATCAAAGAACAGGGAAACTTGCATTCCCGTATGAATGTATTCCTATTGGTTGTCACCACATTGCATCATCGGACACGCCCACATCGCATCACCAACACATCACTGTTTCACATGATATCTAGAGCTCTCGTTGGAAATGAATGACCGTTTTTTTGTCAGTGTAAAATTGTCGTCCCCTGACCTCAAATGGGCttaaaaatactatagtaataatacgtatttatatattatgtttTCTTCTATATAAAGTTATATATTATTATCGATGCTAAAAATGTCATAGTGAGTATGGctgtgtatgtgacaaataaaacttTCAATTAAAATGTGGCTGGGAAATACATAGAtcaatttaaaaatcacatctcaggTTGCAGTTTACCTTGATGGCTTTATCAACGCTGCCATCATTATTTGCACCATCTCTACACACTCACATTAATCCACAACCTCTAAATCCGCATTACTCAACGCAGAAACATCAGCGTTGGGAAGAGAAGTTCTGAAGCCCCGCGAGCACAGGCATACCTCTTATTTATACTTTCTAAAAACACAGCGCTCGCACTCGCGGCCCCAGGCAGCTTTTGAAGTTTGCGTTTTGAAGCTTTGGATCCAACGGAGAGGGACCATATATAGCCTGGTCCTTCTGTTCACTGACAGAGAGAAGAAAACTAACCCACTTTCGACTGATCTGTCATAaacaaaatgtcttaaaaatgacatttacagaAGAATTATGAGTTAAGTGTGAATGTGATATCTGAAGAAGGGATTTGAGATTGTCACTTTAGATGGGAGTTTAGGCCTATATTTACAGGTTATTTTGTGGTTAACTCGGGATGCaaatatctgtgtgtgtgcggatTGTATTATTGTACACAAAGCTTTCAGACCAGATGTTGACCAAGAAAGCGATTAATGTCATATAATTTGATATTTTGCTTTTTCGTTTGTGTGCAGCAGACACAGTTATTCGAAATGACTTGCAATGCATTTATGATGCATGTTACCTCTTTATGCCTGATCTTTTTCCTCTTCTAtgctttaagtttttttttttcaacatcatgaaaaacaattttatatttAGAAGTTtcgtatgttttgttttttcttttttgtgtccTGTTTAATTTCGCATGTTCATctaagtctctctctcttctcatgcAGGTGTTGGATGTTCCATCTGGAAATCCATTGGCGACGCTCTCAGGTCACACCAGAACAGTTCACCACTGTCAGTTCACTGATGACGGTCAGACCCTCATCACATCCTCAGAGGACGCCACCATCCGGGTAATTCAACTGTAGCTGCACCTGGTTCTCATCACCACTGAGATAAAATACTTCCAATATTATACCGTCCCACAGGCTTGGGTcttaaagtacagtatatagataTTAAACAACTTGTCGAGCACAAACGTTTGTCGTTATAACTGATCAGACAttcttgtttatatttcattattagCAATTTTACATAACACACTTTAAATGGGTTactcacagcaatgccataaaagagccatttttggTTTCCCAAAAGACCATTCACTCAAAGattcttcaaaaaaatgtttctctcttttttataATCTTGTGAAATGTTTTGCGTATAATGTTGTGAAACGTGGAAAGGTTCTCCATTTTTCTCTTCCCAAACTTTTTTGTACCAAGCACCTCATAACGAAAATAAgataatactttttttgttgcatattttttgcattgtttAGTGCCACTTGCTGTATAAACTCAATGggccatttttattttatagaattAAGCGACTAGGCTGCTGATGTGCAGTTGCAGTTTAATAATCGCACCACATGCTCGCAAACATTTGCTGCAGCTGTTCTGCTGGTTGGGGAAGTTCTGGGCGTCGAGTTGTTTCAGGGCTCATTGATTTGTTTGGTCTTTGATGACTAGCACATGTGTTCAGAAAACGTGAGGAAACTGCTCAGCAATTGATTGCTGTGAACAGCTACATGCACATTTAAACTATTGTGACATCCATCAAGGTCTTTTATACTGTGAATTTAGGGTTATGTCTTTTGCCTGTGCAGGTGTGGAAGTGGAAGACAGGAGAGTGCCTTGTTCTGGAGGGTCATCAGGAGTCTGTCAGAAAGTTCCACCTGTTAAACTCCTCATCTTCCTCTCCGCAAATTCTCTCATGGTCTTTTGACGGCACCGTCAAGGTGAtgacaaaaccactaaaacacaCAGTGCAAAATGTGACTTTGCTACTGCAGCTGTTTTCTGTAGAAgcctttattaaaaaaacatcattaagATGTTTTAACCATGTTTTAaccatgttttgtttaaaaaaagatatatattatttatataagaaTTATTGTCACCAT
The nucleotide sequence above comes from Triplophysa rosa linkage group LG24, Trosa_1v2, whole genome shotgun sequence. Encoded proteins:
- the apaf1 gene encoding apoptotic protease-activating factor 1; this encodes MEERARSCLLRSRERMELDIKASYLMDHMISDGILTNDEEQRVNSKATRKEQAAALLDVLLRKDNRAYISFYNALIRESYGDLASLLHNDLPLLSPEGERSFADGVSPSVQMILREGGVPQRPVVFVSRPSLLSLIRDKLYRLRDTPGWVTVFGMAGSGKSVIAAEAVRDTALIRECFPDGVHWLSVGQCERADLLVRMQSLCFRLEQVQSSDISQRPPSSVEEAKERLRFLMLRRFPRCLLILDDVWDTSALRSFDVQCRVLMTTRNRSLTDSVSGKKFEVPIENGLNEEKALEILALYVNGKPQKLPEQARSIVSECKGSPLVVSLIGALLREFPDRWGYYLRQLQKKQFKRIRKSSSYDYEALDQAMDASLQVLELEHRDLYRDLSIMQKDVKVPAKVLSVLWGLELEEVEDVLQEFVNKSLLFRDCNQRPYLYYLHDLQLDFLAEQNRDHMTELHEKMVRQYQQFYNKSAPSAGDKECLYWYHFLPYHMAKAGLSKELYSLMFSLDWVKDKAQVMGSAHLINDYVEYGGMLDKENSEVRLQFQEFLSLNGHHLEQRPFPDVVQLALSQPTHSEVYRQALMQAQQRASRGQLYLDCVNKNSMDSLSRLVMHPHQGSIYHACFSKDGSKIASCGASKTLRVFKTISGEKLLELQAHDDDVLCCAFSPDDRYIATCCSDRKVKLWNVERALLIREFDVEHDEQINQCQFTNTGRRVLLATCSNDKITNTKLWNPNKQSSQNTMFGHMEPVNHCCFSPNDAYLATSSSDGTLKLFEVSSANEWKTIDVNSFFPESDDEIKVFVKCSTWSADGSRIICAARNAVFVFDVATSDMLLEMRTSRLSTVQYCHACPNSNLLAVALSHYTVELWNFETSKKTAECSGHLSWVHCVQFSPDGSLLLSSSDDQTIRLWETDRVHTSSAAALKRDSDVLFSQNDITVVAADSRNRLQVRTGSDASVFFESDKFPSRIRCTCISRCAPHVAIGTEDGSVQVLDVPSGNPLATLSGHTRTVHHCQFTDDGQTLITSSEDATIRVWKWKTGECLVLEGHQESVRKFHLLNSSSSSPQILSWSFDGTVKVWDQNSGHKLRDLTCHKGAVLSCDMSSDGQLFVSTSADRTAKVWSSVSWEMAFLLKGHKDCVRSCRFSWDSKRLATGDDNGEIRLWSMIDGAVLKICSRDTKDSMDSLHGGWVTDLHFSPDNRVLVSTGGYIKWWSVDTGEALQTFYTMGANLKKIHVSPDFSTFVTIDSIGILYMLMKVEGGRA